The following coding sequences are from one Microtus pennsylvanicus isolate mMicPen1 chromosome 1, mMicPen1.hap1, whole genome shotgun sequence window:
- the Rplp0 gene encoding large ribosomal subunit protein uL10, with amino-acid sequence MPREDRATWKSNYFLKIIQLLDDYPKCFIVGADNVGSKQMQQIRMSLRGKAVVLMGKNTMMRKAIRGHLENNPALEKLLPHIRGNVGFVFTKEDLTEIRDMLLANKVPAAARAGAIAPCEVTVPAQNTGLGPEKTSFFQALGITTKISRGTIEILSDVQLIKTGDKVGASEATLLNMLNISPFSFGLIIQQVFDNGSIYNPEVLDITEQALHSRFLEGVRNVASVCLQIGYPTVASVPHSIINGYKRVLALSVETEYTFPLAEKVKAFLADPSAFVAAAPVAAATTAAPAAAAAAPAKAEAKEESEESDEDMGFGLFD; translated from the exons ATGCCCAGGGAAGACAGGGCGACCTGGAAGTCCAACTACTTCCTTAAGATCATC CAACTTTTGGATGATTATCCAAAATGCTTCATTGTGGGAGCAGACAATGTGGGCTCCAAGCAGATGCAGCAGATCCGCATGTCCCTGCGAGGGAAGGCTGTGGTGCTGATGGGCAAGAACACCATGATGCGGAAGGCCATCCGGGGGCACCTGGAGAACAACCCAGCTCTGGAGAAACTGCTGCCTCATATCCGGGGCAATGTGGGCTTTGTATTCACCAAGGAGGACCTCACTGAGATTAGGGACATGTTGCTGGCCAATAAG GTGCCAGCTGCTGCCCGTGCTGGTGCCATCGCCCCATGTGAGGTCACTGTGCCAGCCCAGAACACTGGTCTGGGGCCCGAGAAGACCTCTTTTTTCCAGGCTTTAGGCATCACCACTAAAATCTCCAGGGGCACCATTGAAATTCTG AGTGATGTGCAGCTGATAAAAACTGGAGACAAAGTAGGAGCCAGTGAAGCCACGCTGCTGAACATGCTGAAcatctcccccttctcctttggGTTGATCATCCAGCAGGTGTTTGACAATGGCAGCATTTACAACCCAGAAGTGCTTGACATCACAGAGCAGGCTCTGCACTCTCGCTTCCTAGAG GGTGTCCGAaatgttgccagtgtctgtctgcAGATCGGCTACCCGACTGTTGCCTCAGTGCCACACTCGATCATCAATGGGTACAAGCGGGTTCTGGCTCTGTCTGTGGAGACTGAGTACACCTTCCCACTTGCTGAAAAG GTCAAGGCCTTCTTGGCTGATCCATCTGCATTTGTGGCTGCTGCCCCTGTGGCTGCTGCCAccactgctgctcctgctgctgcagctgcagcccCAGCGAAGGCTGAAGCCAAGGAAGAGTCGGAGGAATCAGATGAAGATATGGGATTTGGTCTTTTTGACTAA